The Cryptomeria japonica chromosome 2, Sugi_1.0, whole genome shotgun sequence region ATAAAGCCTTGTATACTTGCCCCATTTTCCCTCAGATAAACACAATGGAGTTGAAAACTGTGTGCTATTTTCCCTCAGATAAACACAATGGAGTTGAAAACTGTGTGCTATATTAGCCTTGTATACTTGCCCCATTTGCCCGCAGTCTTCTGCTGTGATCTGTGTCTTCACCAATCAAACATGTCCTATTACTCTTCTTCCCAGCCTGTCAATTGTATGTACATATTTCATAAATCCATAGGTTCTTTTTCTTGGCATAGTAGTTTATCCTCGTTTCTGAGTAGAAAGCATGAATGGTGACAGAAGATTGCATGGTTCAATTGAACGGGAGCATAGAAACATAGAGTTTTGGAAGTGCATCTATTTTATTTGATTACTCTAGAAAACGTTCCTGTTCATATGCGAAACATTCTTCTCAAAGGCCAAATGGTGTTAAACACAAATATGCTGCATGCCTCATTCTGTAAGTGATTGACTTGTCTTGGTGCAAATGACAAAGAAATTCTCTCTCGTCATTGTATTTCTCTTGATGGTCTTGTCTGTAATACCAGCTAGTGCAGCATTCTAGCTCTGTATTATCTAATCACTATTTTATTTGTCATGCCATCCTTCTTTATGTTGCATTGTTTCCATCCTAGTCTTGATTGGCTAGTATGAGAAACGGTAACTTAAAGGTGAATAGTTATTTTGGAGGCTGGTGGCACCGGAGGATGGAGGATTTCCATTATCTCAGATTAGCTTTTCAttttgagatgagatttttcttgagAAGTATTTTATTGGTTTTTCTTTCTTGCTCtctttttatctttcattgttggtGTTAATGGATTTGAATAACACATATATTGTGAAGATTGATTTTTGGAGACAAGTAAAGGATTTGGTGTTGAAGCTCAATATGGATTGTTACCCAAAGAGTTCATGAGACTATGATGGATTATTATAGCTTTATGTGCGTCAATAGGTAACTTGATGGATCTCCATGTGTGTAGAGCTCAATATATCCATTCTTGTCGAATAATTCGATTTCTGTAATTTGAGAGTTCGAGAGTGAGAACTCTCTAGAGTTCAGGATTGAGAACTCTAGAGTTCAGCTTAAAGCTACACCTTTATGAGGGTCATGAGGTAGCTTGATGGAGCTCCACTTGATTTAGGATTTGATTCTTCAAAGAAAGATCTTCGAAAAAAATATGTATTTGTTTTATGTAATTAACAAGTTTCGTGATGTAAGTCTTAAGGGGGTTCCATTGGTACTTTTGTATGAACAATGTAATAAGGGAGAAATGTTGACGTATTACATATTTCTAGTATTACATATTGTTATGTGTGGTTATGCAAGCAGTTATAGTTACATAGTTTATGTAGTTGGTCTAATTGCATTTCTCCTCTATATATTTCATTATTCTTTAatcaataataataacaacaaacgatttgaaaattcaaaaactcGACACTTATTCTCCTTAGAAACTTATGTATGCAAAGTACTCAATGTTGTAAGGTGCTAGGAATCAAAGGAGAATCTTTTAATTCTCCTAGCTTattcattcttttttattttattttgatctaTGATATTCTAATCTAAGCTCAATTATTCTATAATATTTTATGCAATTTCATGGATTATTGGATGAATTCAATTGAATTTTCATATCATTAGTGTTGTGTTGATTGTAAGGTTCTTTGTGTGGTCAATTAAATATTCAACTCGACTGTTTATGGAATATCAAAATCTCACTAAGATTGTGATGATTCTTGTTATCAACTTACACATGATCATGGCGGTTGCTCACTAATTCTATCATTGTTGAATCTTCCTTAGATGATTCCACCATTTTGTGTGTTAGCTAGGGGAAACCTAGTAAAAAATGGGGTTTTAAATTGGATTTTTCTACTCAAAGATCCAAATTGACGGATAAGATAATCATGCTCACTTTTATCCATTTTCCCACCCCCTTTTTTTTTGATAAGCTAATAGCTGCTAAGAGGAAACACCCATTATATTGATCACCAAAAATgatattatatatttgaaaattacAACATCTGCATGTATCCATTGCAGAGCTATTTTGATCCCACCTATACAAAATCAAAATAGTATATATCCCCAAACCTATCATATTTCCTTAGTACCAATTGTAGAAAACTTGTATCCCTACCCTAATCCTAAGTAGCCTCGATGTTTAGAAAATTGGGGGCAAATATCCAGTATCTTCTATACCTGTCACCCTATAGAAAATGACAACATTATCAACTAACATATACAAAAAATACCATATTTTTAGTGACGCGGTCTAGTGGATGAAAACCACCGCCCAAGGTTAGGATTCTTCTTCTACTCTCAATTTATCTACCACAAGCACTCTAGCACCACTAGACATTCAATGCCACTTATGTCATGGGCATTACTCTTTTCCATTTCTTCAATGTCATGGCCATCATTCTCCACCCATTCTTCCCCATGATCTAGCCCCCAATCCTCACCATCCTCATTCCCTCCTTCTACCTTCCATGTATTCTTTGACCCATTCTTCTTTGAACCCAGAATGATTTCAACTAAATGAAGCAAGAAGATAATTCTCTATTCCATCTCCTCTGATTGTGTTTCTAACATCTCCGGTTCTAGGGTGTGGACAATAGGGAATTTCCTCACTTCTCCACCACAACCCTTAGACATTTAGTAATTTTGAGGTAGTGGAATGAGCAAGTTGACATCCACATTATCTAGGACTGCATGAATTTCCCCTAGAAATGAATTCTCAAACAACATTTGACATAGTTTCTCGGCCTTAGACTTGGTCATTGCCATAGAAAGTAGAATTATCAAGAACATTGTCGTGAGGTCAATATTAACCCTATAATGGTGGTAAGCATTCAAAAATACTCTCCCTAACACAATTTTTACAGCATGCATCACCAAACTATGACTAGAAGAAAGTATGGCCGCCATTATTTTGTCCATCACCTCCCCTAGATAATACATCTACTATTTTGTTGATTTGAGTAGGATTGACATGTCCATCACTTGCACTTCGTTAGACTGCTAAAAATAGGTAGAAATGAATGAGTCATCCATCATTGCTCCCTCCTATTTCTAAACACTTGCCTTATGTCACCATGATGAGCCATTGAGAAGCTTAATAAATGTCATGTCGTTCAACTCATCATACCAAATTTGGGTGTCGTCTATGGAGATGAAAATTTGCACCCCTTCATAATGTATTTTCAAGATGGACCCTTGTAAATACACTATGAGAGTGCAAATTTTCACCCCATAACCATTTCACCAAATTTGTGTATTGCCTTGTAGGATTTCATTTGAGTTGTTCCACACATTTCGCCCTCTTACTTATGTTTGTCATCCATATGTGGCACACTGCAACTGTCATGATGGACCATCCTCAATATCTCTATTCCTACACATAACATGTGTCTCTCCATCGTACACCCTCATTTGATCTCTTCgtcatgtgtgcatttgtgaaaAATACCCTCTCCATCTTATAATTACAGTAGTATTTCTGAGACCGACCCACTATATGTTATTTGTTGTGTGGACAAAGATCTTGATTCATCATATCTCATATTACATATAAGTGATGCAAAGCCCTAGTATCAAGTATAGAGTAGTTTCCCCTAGTCCAAGAACAAACCAAGGACTCTAGCAATCACAAAATTATTTAAGGGGTCAAGAAAGATcaatttgacaagtcccacatccttaCCTTCCTAAATGCTTCCTCACAAGGTCACTTACCTTGAGTGCTTCACAAGGTCTTCTAGTGATTCTTAAGGACCCTATAGCCCAACAGAGTTTGGTCCACTCTCCAATTTATCAGTGCCTATCTAGGGCTTGGGTTGAAGTCCTCTAGGTCGGGAAGACTCTTTTCAATCACCAATTTAGGTTCCCTCTAATGGTTTGTGCTAACTGTTGCAATAAGGCCTACaaatcctagtagccctgccagaccgtTTTCCACAattaactccttatttctccaaaggaACTAGACAAATAATTCCAGATATAGATACCCTTTACTGAGTTACAAAACATACTCAAATGGTTCCAGCAATTCATAAATAGAAAGGTCCAAACCTTATCTTTCTTAGGAGACCTAATAgctccaattaggcctattttacaaaggagaagATAGGCACAAGACCTATCTTGTCAAACCAACATAAGGAAAACTCTTAGGACATGGTAAATCCACCAATTCCTAAGTTTTAGGCAATTATCAGACCCCTAACACTTGATGTGAGACCTATTTTCTCTcacttgcacggtggccacatggagttgcccaccttaatgcatcaaacccttgcctccaacCGGTCCTAACTTGCAAAAGgctttaaaaatattacaataaattggccatactttcATCTCCCCCAAAGCCAtggaccaccaatgaaggatcagcaagatgaggccatttctttaTAAAACCCTAGGTAAAACTGTCAAATCTAAACCACTTCCAGAAATTTGTAGGTTTCTcccttgtcttggtgaattaggacctcaAAATTGATGCATATAAAAGGTGTATGGCCACCCTAACACATCCCACCAGTTTTCTAATTCCAAAGTGTCCGTACAGTACGATACACCATGCAAAATAacaaaattgcaggaaattcttagaattttattgcttcaatgatgccaaTTAATTACAAAACTCTTCTCTCTCTTCAATGATGATTGGGATTGAAATTTTATACCTTACTCAATGGTTATAAAGCACCTTTTGAACTCAGGTGACTGTTGGAAGGAAGTTTCTCTttgtaaccaaaagttgtcatgtttgagcAACTTTGACACATGTTAAGTCCGTAGGAACTAGAGTTGTTTAAACATGtcttaaaccttcctaagacatctacaacacataaagacctagaaaatactcaactaaatacccctaggcccatatgcccatggtggcttatcaacttgccaaatccatgtcaatgggtaacaaagtggggtttattacaaaaatcaaacaaacaaaactatcctattacatagattgaaagatcaCATTCTCATGTGTAATCTTTAGGCCTTCATTGCCctgattatcttagtcatgaggtgcccctgcaccaataAGTGGCTGCATTTTGCTTATTTTCATGCTCTAATTAGACTCACCTTCCTAGTACCACCTCATCTCAATTTGGCATCTTGTCAACCTCCTCTTTTGCTAGTTTATCGGCCACATCGTTGCCTTCACAATATACATGGTTAACCTTGAATTTCACAAATCTTCCAACAAACTCTTTAATGGGGCAAAGCCAATGGCTGAGCTTCTAGTGTAGTGTATGGTTAAGATGAATGCCATTTACCATTATAAGGGAGTCTCCCTCGAGATGAATATGGTTGGCTCCTATTTCCAAACCCATTTGTAGATTGATAAATGCATTTCTAAATTCTGCCACATTATTAGTAGAATATTCACAGAGAGATACAAACCTTTCCGCAAttgtcttttcattttcatctcgtGCAATGCACCCAACCCCACTCGAACTAGAGTTGTCGttcgaggcaccatcaaagttgatcttaatcTAGCCTACATCAAGAGCAATCCATTTGACATCCTTTCTTTGTTATGAGGGTTGATTAACCGACCCAACACCCTTAATGGgcttatttttcattttatatctaTTAGATTAAAGATTATTTATACACTTAATTTGGGATTTTGAATTTTTGTCTTATCTAAAATTCTTTTTTTTGGTCTACAGGTTTGTGTTCATGTATTAAATGATCAATAAAATCCCAAATTAGACATATACTCATTTAATTTGTCTCTTGTTTTAAAGTAGTATTTCCTCTTGAATGGACTAGTTGATACCTACATATTGGGTTGCTTAAGAGATCCAAAAGCTAATAAAAGATCTTTAGGAAATTAATTCGCTCCCAATTAGGGAACTACCTATTCCACATGTTGTTGTATCAAAACACACATGGTACTATAATCTTAAATCTTTGACACGCACTAATATTTTGCCAATTGGCAAGTGTATTATTCAATACAGTGTAGACATGCACTATTTCTTGTAAATAACATATGCAATTATTGAATTTGACTCTAACATTTGATAATTTTGTTAAGATTGATGTGTGGTTGAACATGTCTAGTGAGGAAATTATTTGGTTGGGTATTTgtaggtgaagagagagagagaggtgctttAGAACACTTATAGAAAAAAAACTAAATGATAGAAATATTGTGTTGTGAAAGTCTTATACAAGTGTTTTGGCTACAAAGAGGATAGTGTTGTTGTAGTAATAAGTTATAACATAGTGTTCATGTGGCCATTTAGAAATGGAGAAAATTTGATGAGTGATCTTGATTTTCAAGGGGTTTATGCCTTTGTGGACTGTAGTGCAAGATTCATATGTTGGGTTATAGTGGCATGCAAATAGTTATTCATGAGGTATTTAGTTTTTAtatggattttaaaaaaaaaatttttttactCATTTTCAATAAGGGTTGTCTGTGTACAATTGATCATATAAAAATGAATAAGAGATTCAATTAATTTAGTGCATATATAGATCACAAACAAGTGTCTTGTAACTTTATTGTAAAAATATGGAATTATTATAGTAAtgtctatctttcaagcaattgatttaAAGAATTGTATAGATTTTATATCATCTTCTAGATAATTCAAAATTTTACTATGAGGAAATCATCCATTTATAACAAAGTTTTATTGTAATAAATTTTTTATCAACGTGCTCATTGAACCTAAAAAGAGCTTAAACCATAACATGTGGACACTTTAGGTGAAGATGGTCCCCACCATAAAATGTTACACATTGACAACTGTTTACCACAAATTATTTAACATATAATTTTAATTACTAATATATAAAATTATGTTATAAGCCAAattatacaaaaataaataaatttagaagTTATAAAGtatgaattaaaattaaaataatagtcCACAAATATCAAATCAAGTGTCATTGCTACTTTATTTGGTTTGAAAAAATCGAAATGGGCATTACCTGGATGCAACATTATCTGGCATATCCTTACTGCTATGCTGTCCTTGATCTTCTGAGAAAAAAAACTTCAATGAGAAACCAAGTTTCAAAGTTTAACGGTACAATTTGTAGAGCCTAGTCGTTAAAAACAGTGAAAACATATGTTTCCTGTGCAGGAAGCTTGATAACCCCCACATTTGGTCATTGGGTCCAGACCTCAACATCCTCCCTCCTGGATGAGTCTAATCAAGCCAAGCAAACAAACAAAAACACAGCAAATATATGTGGTTTCAAACAAGTGTTGAAATCCGTAGAGAATCGTGACTGAGTTAATTGCTTGTCAGCTGTCGGTGTAATGGTTGCATTAAAATGTCAAAATAGGTTTCTGTTGTATTCTTATCATCCCAAAGCACAACTAGAGATGCTAATTGGGTATATATGCTTATTCCAAACGGCTTTCTGTTATATTCTTCTTTCAAATAGCACGCCCATACGGTCGGTGGTGGGAAAGGCTGTGGGATTACAGTTGGCGAGCAGATATTTGTTTCCTTCAAATGGATGATTGATTCAGTGTTTCCAATGTGCAGCTGTCTACATTTTACGCGGCTTTCCTGCATTATATTTTCCTATAAATCCTTCTATACTTCCCCATTCTCCATCAGATAAACACAATGGAGTTGAAAAATGTGTGTTGTGCAGCATGGATATTAATGTTCATCTCGCCCACAGTCTTCTGCTGTGATCGGTGTGTTCACAAATCAAAAGTGGCCTATTACTCTTCCTCCCAGCCTGTCAATGGTATGCACAAATTTCATAAATCCTTTAAATCTTTTCTCTTGGCAGACTAGTTTATCCTCGCATCTGAGTAATATTTCTATTGGGAATTGCAGCGGGAGCATGTGGGTACGAGTCCTCTGCAGCAACATTGAACAATGGCGATGTGGCCACAGCGAGCGCCAAAATATATAGGGAAGGGATTGGATGTGGCGGCTGCTATCAGGTAGAAACTAATCATTCATAATTTCTTTTGCTTTGGCTTCTGTGATTGGATCAGGGGTAAGAATAAGGCGGTTTAAACTGTTATCTTGTGCAGATTAGATGCACAGACCCGGCGATTTGCATCAAATCAGGGGTAAAAGTCGTGGTTTCAGACTTCTCCTCAAACAATCAGACGGATTTTGTGCTACCCAATCGAACTTTCCGAAAGATGGCACAACCCACAAAATCTTCTAAGCTTGTGAAGATGGGCGTTGTGGATATCGAGTACAAACGGTGAGTAATTGGCATTAAAATCATATTGTTTAGAGTTTTCATCATTCGGCCACACAAGGCAGAAGAGTGTTTCAGTTTTACTCCAATTTTGTAACCTGACCCACAACTATTGAAAGGATTCTAGTGATTTGAAGGGAAATGGACTCATTTGACAAGTCTGTCTTCTTATGTTATTCACAGAATACCATGTGAGTATCCAGGGAAGAACATGACAGTGAAGATAGAGAAGATCAGCAATTACCCATACTTTCTTGCCTTGCAATTTCTGTACCAAGGAGGCCAGACGGATATCTTGAGCGTGGAAGTTGCTCCGGTAAGAGACTGTCTTAATCATGACTGTATCTTTAAACCTAAAAGTTAGAGATGAGTGGGTAATGAATTAAATTTGAGAAACGCAGGTGGGAACTTCAAATTGGAAATTCATGACACGCAACCATGGTGCCGTGTGGAGCATGCAGCAGCCTCCTGAGGGGCCCATGTCTTTAAGGGTTCTTGTTACGAGTGGATACGAAGGTTTTCGGGTGTGGACCAAAGGAGCTGTGCTCCCTTCAGACTGGAAAGTGGGCTCTATCTATGACAGTGGTGTTCAGATCAAAGAAATTGCACAAGAAGGTTGTTCTCCTTGCGACTCCCAAGACTAGGATCTCGGACAGTCATTGAATATATAGTTACCATACAATCACAtatatttcaatttcaacaaattcaCTCTAGATCTCTGTTTTACACGTCATAGAAGGAAATTGCGCTCCATTTCACTAGTGAACCCCGCACTGTATTTAAAGTGTGTTGTAATGGTCTAATTCAAAACGATCTTAAATGTTATAATGAGTGAGAATCATTTGATATGGATAAACCTTGTTGATATAGAACATAGGGGAAGAGtaccagtagccgtcatagctaacttcgcgcacccacagatcctaaacggtatatcggattttgatttttttttttttagttgtcttcgtatgcgagttaactgcttatagctattgatctggcttctgggtagtaacgatgcacgttgtggaatcagttatgcgcacaaaggtcaaaaagtacacatttcaaagtgtcgcctgatacctaactaaagatgttccaataaccgtcaactcaaaatctctagtacttgttgacaaatgtcccaatagtggtgcacaaatgttccaatagtggaacataaatgggacaaatgttccaattgttgtgcacagatgggccaattaattacaaaaaatgatcggctattggtacaaaacaaatttattaatggtgttttcactatgacaactattggggggtcaacatgacaataaggtgacggttattggaactatgttatctattggtgctcttcccctacatCATAGAACAAAAGGCCACATAAGTTCAATTCAATTCTGTATAGGCTACTATTCTCTTAAATGAGGGGTTGCTAAAGTTTGATTTTACTTGTGAGAAGCTTTCACTGTGCATTTGATTTTTTCCTCAATTTAACCTTGCTAAATAATTTGTTCACGAGTAGTGTttatattctaatttttaaaatagtgtcatacatttatttataaaaaatgggTCCAAAAAATATATCCCTAATGTAATTGATCTTGAGTAAGGTATTTTTcactttaattttttcaatttgtatTTTTATCCTTTTTAGTTTTGATATATTATGAAATTGTCATTTAGTGTTTTGCTTTTTCTTTCAAGTCAAGGGATGTGTATTTAAGAACCGATTCATCTTAAATACACAATTCATTTTCTATGATaaggaaataatttatttactAAATTTATTATGGAGATTCAATTATTGAGAAAATGGTTAAAAGAGACacaacatatctaaaataaaagcATCTCtcagatgataatgaggaagataaTGTACACAATTTAGGTAGTCCTACTTGTCTTCCTCTAAATGTTGAAAAGAAAAAAGGTAGGAAAAAATATGCCCATGGAAGAATACACACAAAAAATTCATCTTATGGAGTATAAGtccaatattttttaaatttagtaAGATTGACATTTGAAAATAGTTATTTTTGTAtctaaaataggaaaaaaaaatctATTGAGGCTCTTATAAAGTGACCTATAAGAACTCATTAGAAATCTTTCATTTGAAAAGAAGGGGGGTAAAGAAGAAAAATTGAGTGctcttattttaaaaattatagtcATTATTGTGGGTGTAAGATAATGATGGGAAAAATAGTAGCAACGACAAAGAATTACCAGATGAAAAAGTGTGAACATTTagatgaaaaaaatattaaaattttaacttaaattttggattcattctatttttttttgaaattacatTGGATTTAGGAAATTTGGAATcccaaaattaaaaaatcaagagctTAGTGTTATCTTAAAATTTTCCATGGCTTACTATCAATGCACACATTTTCCTAAATTGATCCAATTTATCACTTTTAGAAGTAAACTAGAAAGTACATCAAATTGATAAATTTTGTATTAGAATAAAAAAAAGTCTGGATTAGATCTATTAAGGTTTTATGAGTTATTTTCTTTCATCTTATTTCATTGTATTACTAGTTTTTGTTCTTCCTTATTTTTTGTGGTTTACCCTCAAAGGATCTAGCTAGAggggacctatacctcctcattaTTTTGGAGATGTTCTTATAGGATTTGGATCCTTGGTTCATGATAAGGAAATTGATGTATTGTTAGAAACTAGGGATAAGTGGAAAAAATGAGTAGTTTGCTTAAAAAAGATCAATTAATGCTATCTCTAAAGGACTCTCCAATCATCAACATTAATGAATAAGAATTTTTAAAGAATATGTTTACCTTAGATGGTATAATCCTATATTTTAGATTCCCTGGTACGTAATTTTTTCCCAAATACTTGTAtctttgaatttaaataaataatgtaaCTTGCTTGGAACAAAAGAGATTAAAATAAGCACAAGATTACATGAATATGACCAAAATTGACCAAATTTATTATCTTATGAGAAAATATAAATAGGAAGTAGAAAAGGCACCCAATCTCCATGAAATGAGCATAGGACTCCTTAAACATGGAGTGGTTGCGAGTTGCCTAACACAGAGGTAGCGTGAGGTGTCCAAACTCAGTCGACACCTCTCTAACAAGTGTCAACCGTAAATGTATGAATAAGTAGTGTTAAGTAAGCCTAAGTATAACTAAATGAAATaaatacactaacacccccctttaagcatAGCTTAGGAGGACAAGAAGAgaaatgggtcccgactactagcttggtgaggtacccatgtacaatgaaaTCTGTAATAAATAGAGAAAGATAGAAAAGCCAATGGGAAAAACTTATCCTCCAAATAGAGATAATAAAACAATGAATGTACGAGGGAAGAAGATATATCATAGAAGAAAGGACTGATCATGACCCCTCAAGAGCTACTTCTATGCACATGTACAATGAATTTTCCCTCCATATGAGAGAAATGAGAGATTACGCAACCCCCCATAATGTGATGCCTGTAGATGCTCGACATTAGATGCTGAAGATGATCCATACTCACTAAAAAATGACACAAATTTTTGCAAGATGACTTCCCATTCTGGATGTGTAGGAAGTATGTATATTTTGTTGCAAGGAATCATGCATGCTCTTTGTGTAGCATTTCTAGATTCATAAGTAGCAACAAGTAAGGAGATCACAATGCTTGTCATATGACTACATTATACATCCCCATAATGCTCAAGAAGGTATAGAAGTGTTCATAG contains the following coding sequences:
- the LOC131043839 gene encoding expansin-like A1; the encoded protein is MELKNVCCAAWILMFISPTVFCCDRCVHKSKVAYYSSSQPVNAGACGYESSAATLNNGDVATASAKIYREGIGCGGCYQIRCTDPAICIKSGVKVVVSDFSSNNQTDFVLPNRTFRKMAQPTKSSKLVKMGVVDIEYKRIPCEYPGKNMTVKIEKISNYPYFLALQFLYQGGQTDILSVEVAPVGTSNWKFMTRNHGAVWSMQQPPEGPMSLRVLVTSGYEGFRVWTKGAVLPSDWKVGSIYDSGVQIKEIAQEGCSPCDSQD